From a single Brassica oleracea var. oleracea cultivar TO1000 chromosome C5, BOL, whole genome shotgun sequence genomic region:
- the LOC106295455 gene encoding uncharacterized protein LOC106295455: MDPPVSDPDKINNQKEAGPSFHCHLYDTQLVHKISLTFLPGLATACVDNTTGDIFKTPGSVAADVKQEMIEYLNHRSETFVADHILLSSSSEIEPSSHDPYDVVSDFVDDFATSKRNLFSRVSGWLLSERREDNIDDFAQEMEVSGFWLNDHIEGIAQTLLKNVDFKGLSHCEMKFQTRGELEEHVLRCGYRTMDCGNEGCNAVFCANQRESHDSVCPFKIIPCEQGCLESGGIMRREMDRHCITVCTMKLVNCAFRGVGCLDDVRQCEVQQHYLDSVGSHLMCVLKGMYKEASLDDLKPRAEQILQLSTRLSEARNARALTNLVKEIDAKLGALVIKPKKEKKVLEEAEIKGKPETAVSLEQTVGEKTSEDEVVSREAVALADDAMVEEVGKKVSEAEIAENINEEGESKAQKLFEMDEFVKEGVSNNSAADLSERTETKAPEVVVMDEDKEEEKNPETRTNETRGVKTNDVIDEEDNRETKISDKTESEALSRIVMDKEENEEGAETKQIRTNETKGVETEVNDVIEEENNKETKISAETKSEVPSRIAMENEEGAETKQTRTNETRGVETEVNDVIEEENNRETKISDETKREAPSRIVIMDKEENEEGAETSSLTASASDEAEALSKSSEGFSKAQAETEPNFS, encoded by the exons ATGGATCCACCAGTGTCAGATCCTGACAAAATCAACAACCAGAAAGAAGCAGGACCTTCGTTCCACTGCCATCTCTACGACACACAACTCGTCCACAAGATCTCCCTCACTTTCCTCCCCGGCCTCGCCACCGCCTGCGTCGACAACACCACCGGAGACATCTTCAAGACCCCAGGCTCCGTCGCCGCCGACGTCAAACAAGAAATGATCGAGTACCTAAACCACAGAAGCGAGACCTTCGTGGCCGACCACATCCTCCTCTCCTCATCGTCAGAGATCGAACCTTCCTCCCACGACCCTTACGACGTCGTATCAGACTTCGTCGACGACTTCGCCACCTCCAAGAGGAACCTCTTCAGCCGCGTCTCCGGGTGGCTCCTCAGCGAGAGGAGGGAGGACAACATCGACGACTTCGCTCAGGAGATGGAGGTCAGCGGCTTCTGGCTGAATGATCACATCGAAGGAATAGCTCAGACGCTGCTCAAGAACGTGGACTTCAAAGGCCTTTCTCATTGCGAGATGAAGTTTCAAACACGAGGAGAGCTTGAGGAGCACGTTTTGAGGTGTGGTTATAGGACGATGGACTGCGGGAACGAAGGGTGTAATGCTGTCTTCTGCGCGAATCAGAGGGAGAGTCATGACTCCGTTTGCCCGTTTAAGATCATTCCGTGCGAGCAGGGGTGTTTGGAGAGTGGTGGTATCATGAGGCGTGAGATGGATAGGCATTGTATTACTGTGTGTACTATGAAGCTTGTGAACTGTGCGTTTCGTGGTGTTGGTTGTTTGGATGATGTGCGTCAGTGTGAGGTTCAGCAGCATTATTTGGATAGTGTGGGGTCTCATTTGATGTGTGTTCTCAAAGGTATGTATAAAGAAGCGTCTTTGGATGATCTCAAACCCCGAGCTGAGCAGATACTGCAG TTGTCTACGCGGTTGTCTGAAGCTCGGAATGCAAGAGCGCTGACGAATCTCGTCAAGGAGATTGATGCAAAGCTGGGGGCTTTAGTGATCAAACCAAAGAAGGAGAAGAAAGTTTTAGAAGAAGCTGAGATCAAAGGGAAACCAGAGACAGCTGTTTCATTGGAGCAAACCGTGGGAGAGAAAACTTCAGAAGATGAAGTGGTTTCAAGAGAAGCGGTGGCTTTAGCAGATGATGCAATGGTGGAAGAAGTTGGGAAGAAAGTTTCAGAAGCTGAGATAGCAGAGAATATTAACGAAGAAGGCGAATCAAAAGCTCAAAAGCTTTTTGAAATGGATGAGTTCGTCAAAGAAGGAGTCAGCAACAACTCTGCAGCTGATTTGTCGGAGAGAACTGAAACCAAAGCTCCAGAAGTTGTGGTCATGGATGAAGATAAGGAAGAGGAAAAGAATCCAGAGACAAGAACAAATGAAACCAGAGGTGTAAAGACTAATGACGTGATTGATGAAGAGGATAATAGAGAGACAAAGATATCAGATAAAACCGAAAGCGAAGCTCTGTCACGAATAGTCATGGACAAGGAGGAGAATGAAGAGGGAGCAGAGACAAAACAGATAAGAACAAATGAAACCAAAGGTGTAGAGACTGAAGTCAATGATGTGATTGAAGAAGAGAATAATAAAGAGACAAAGATATCAGCTGAAACCAAAAGCGAAGTTCCCTCAAGAATAGCCATGGAGAATGAGGAGGGAGCAGAGACAAAACAGACGAGAACAAATGAAACCAGAGGTGTAGAGACTGAAGTCAATGATGTGATTGAAGAAGAGAATAATAGAGAGACGAAGATATCAGATGAAACCAAAAGGGAAGCTCCCTCAAGAATAGTCATCATGGACAAGGAGGAGAATGAAGAAGGAGCTGAGACGAGCAGCTTAACTGCTAGTGCTTCTGATGAGGCTGAAGCATTGTCAAAGAGCTCAGAAGGTTTCTCTAAAGCACAAGCTGAAACCGAACCAAATTTTTCTTGA
- the LOC106295456 gene encoding homogentisate solanesyltransferase, chloroplastic-like, whose translation MELSISHSPCLRFSSSSPRFLAASSHHYRPSVHLGGKLLSRSKDADFTSLSSSCMRSKFVSTNYRKISIRASSQVGAAGSDPVLDRLARFQNACWRFLRPHTIRGTALGSTALVARALMENTHLIKWSLVLKALSGLLALICGNGYIVGINQIYDIGIDKVNKPYLPIAAGDLSVQSAWLLVIFFAIAGLTVVGFNFGPFITCLYSLGLFLGTIYSVPPFRMKRFPVAAFLIIATVRGFLLNFGVYHATRAALGLSFQWSAPVAFITSFVTLFALVIAITKDLPDVEGDRKFQISTLATKLGVRNIAFLGSGLLLVNYISAISLAFYMPQVFRGSLMIPAHMILASCLIFQTWVLEKANYTKGAIAGYYRFIWNLFYAEYLLFPFF comes from the exons ATGGAGCTCTCGATCTCACATTCACCCTGTCTTCGGTTCTCCTCTTCATCACCTCGTTTCTTAGCAGCTTCTTCTCATCATTACCGGCCTTCTGTGCATTTAGGTGGGAAGCTTCTAAGCCGGTCTAAAGATGCTGACTTCACGAGCTTATCAAGTTCTTGTATGCGGTCGAAGTTTGTTTCAACTAACTACAGAAAAATCTCAATCAGG GCAAGTTCTCAAGTAGGTGCTGCTGGTTCCGATCCAGTTCTTGATAGACTTGCGCGTTTCCAGAACGCTTGCTGGAGATTTCTTAGGCCACATACCATCCGCGGAACAGCTTTAGGATCCAC TGCCTTGGTGGCAAGAGCTTTGATGGAGAACACTCATCTCATCAAATGGAGCCTCGTACTCAAGGCGCTTTCAGGTCTTCTTGCTCTTATATGTGGGAATGGTTATATAGTTGGCATCAATCAGATCTACGACATTGGCATTGACAA AGTGAACAAACCGTACTTGCCAATAGCAGCAGGAGATCTCTCAGTGCAGTCTGCGTGGTTATTGGTGATATTTTTCGCAATTGCAGGGCTAACAGTTGTTGGATTCAACTTTGGTCCATTCATTACATGCCTATACTCTCTTGGTCTTTTTCTGGGGACCATCTATTCTGTTCCACCATTTAGAATGAAGAGATTTCCAGTTGCAGCGTTTCTTATTATTGCCACG GTACGAGGATTTCTTCTTAATTTTGGTGTGTACCATGCTACTAGAGCTGCTCTTGGACTTTCGTTTCAGTGGAG TGCACCTGTGGCTTTCATCACGTCTTTTGTGACACTGTTTGCACTGGTCATTGCTATTACGAAAGATCTTCCTGATGTTGAAGGAGATCGCAA GTTCCAAATATCAACACTAGCAACAAAGCTTGGAGTGAGGAACATTGCATTCCTCGGTTCTGGACTTCTTCTAGTTAACTATATTTCTGCCATATCACTAGCTTTCTACATGCCTCAG GTTTTTAGAGGTAGCTTGATGATTCCTGCACATATGATCTTGGCTTCATGCTTGATTTTCCAG ACATGGGTGCTAGAAAAAGCAAACTACACAAAG GGAGCTATAGCAGGATATTACCGGTTTATATGGAATCTCTTTTACGCAGAGTATCTGTTATTCCCTTTTTTCTAG
- the LOC106295787 gene encoding 40S ribosomal protein S5-1-like, with amino-acid sequence MAAAVEIDAEIQQQLTNEVKLFNRWTYDDVSVTDISLVDYIGVQAAKHATFVPHTAGRYSVKRFRKAQCPIVERLTNSLMMHGRNNGKKLMAVRIIKHAMEIIHLLTDANPIQVIIDAIVNSGPREDATRIGSAGVVRRQAVDISPLRRVNQAIFLLTTGAREAAFRNIKTIAECLADELINAAKGSSNSYAIKKKDEIERVAKANR; translated from the exons ATGGCCGCCGCCGTAGAAATCGACGCCGAGATTCAGCAGCAGCTCACCAACGAGGTCAAGCTCTTCAACCGCTGGACCTATGACGACGTCTCG GTCACAGACATCAGTCTTGTTGACTACATTGGAGTTCAGGCAGCCAAACACGCCACCTTTGTTCCCCACACAGCCGGAAGATACTCTGTGAAGAGATTCAGGAAGGCTCAGTGCCCCATCGTTGAGAGGCTCACGAACTCTCTCATGATGCACGGAAGAAACAACGGTAAGAAGCTGATGGCTGTGAGAATCATCAAGCACGCCATGGAAATCATCCACCTCTTGACTGATGCCAACCCCATTCAGGTCATCATCGATGCCATTGTCAACAG TGGTCCGCGTGAAGATGCTACGAGGATTGGATCTGCTGGTGTTGTTAGGAGACAAGCGGTTGATATCTCCCCTCTAAGACGTGTAAACCAGGCGATCTTCTTGCTTACCACCGGTGCTCGTGAGGCTGCTTTCAGGAACATCAAGACTATTGCCGAGTGCCTTGCTGATGAATTGATCAACGCTGCCAAGGGCTCGTCCAACAG CTATGCCATCAAGAAGAAGGATGAGATTGAAAGAGTTGCCAAGGCCAATCGTTAA
- the LOC106295788 gene encoding universal stress protein YxiE-like isoform X2, producing MAEDQATAAMETSKVEEKQPETKEAEAPGVTTTKRIIVAIDESDSSFYALQWVIDHFSTLLMTTEGAEAEGGLLTVVHVQPTFHHFAPFPAGPGATAVYPPSLMIESVKKTKQETSAALVLRALQMCRAKQIRSETLVFEGKAKEIICQAVEQMHVDLLVVGSRGLGKIRRALIGSVSDYCAHHANCPILIVKPPKEITS from the exons ATGGCGGAGGATCAAGCAACGGCAGCGATGGAAACATCGAAGGTGGAGGAGAAGCAGCCAGAGACAAAAGAGGCTGAAGCACCGGGAGTGACGACGACAAAAAGGATCATCGTTGCAATCGACGAGAGCGATTCGAGCTTCTACGCTCTTCAATGGGTCATTGACCATTTCTCTACCCTATTAATGACCACTGAGGGGGCTGAAGCGGAAGGTGGGTTGCTCACGGTGGTTCATGTTCAACCTACGTTCCATCACTTTGCTCCTTTTCCGGCTGGACCCGGCGCAACAG CTGTGTACCCACCTTCGTTGATGATAGAGTCGGTGAAGAAAACAAAACAGGAGACCTCTGCAGCGCTTGTCTTGCGTGCACTTCAAATGTGCCGAGCCAAACAG ATACGTTCTGAAACTCTGGTGTTTGAAGGCAAAGCAAAGGAAATAATTTGCCAGGCGGTGGAGCAAATGCACGTTGATCTTCTTGTCGTCGGTAGTCGTGGCCTTGGCAAGATCCGAAG AGCGTTAATTGGGAGCGTTAGCGATTACTGTGCTCATCACGCTAACTGCCCCATCCTTATTGTGAAGCCACCAAAGGAGATTACTAGTTAA
- the LOC106295788 gene encoding universal stress protein YxiE-like isoform X1, translating to MAEDQATAAMETSKVEEKQPETKEAEAPGVTTTKRIIVAIDESDSSFYALQWVIDHFSTLLMTTEGAEAEGGLLTVVHVQPTFHHFAPFPAGPGATAAVYPPSLMIESVKKTKQETSAALVLRALQMCRAKQIRSETLVFEGKAKEIICQAVEQMHVDLLVVGSRGLGKIRRALIGSVSDYCAHHANCPILIVKPPKEITS from the exons ATGGCGGAGGATCAAGCAACGGCAGCGATGGAAACATCGAAGGTGGAGGAGAAGCAGCCAGAGACAAAAGAGGCTGAAGCACCGGGAGTGACGACGACAAAAAGGATCATCGTTGCAATCGACGAGAGCGATTCGAGCTTCTACGCTCTTCAATGGGTCATTGACCATTTCTCTACCCTATTAATGACCACTGAGGGGGCTGAAGCGGAAGGTGGGTTGCTCACGGTGGTTCATGTTCAACCTACGTTCCATCACTTTGCTCCTTTTCCGGCTGGACCCGGCGCAACAG CAGCTGTGTACCCACCTTCGTTGATGATAGAGTCGGTGAAGAAAACAAAACAGGAGACCTCTGCAGCGCTTGTCTTGCGTGCACTTCAAATGTGCCGAGCCAAACAG ATACGTTCTGAAACTCTGGTGTTTGAAGGCAAAGCAAAGGAAATAATTTGCCAGGCGGTGGAGCAAATGCACGTTGATCTTCTTGTCGTCGGTAGTCGTGGCCTTGGCAAGATCCGAAG AGCGTTAATTGGGAGCGTTAGCGATTACTGTGCTCATCACGCTAACTGCCCCATCCTTATTGTGAAGCCACCAAAGGAGATTACTAGTTAA